The Gammaproteobacteria bacterium genome has a window encoding:
- a CDS encoding diguanylate cyclase has protein sequence MPTEGEFQAQLALLRRNFVEQLPKRLAELQDMLQRWLNSEKTTDLATAHRLAHNFTGSGATYGLPNLSQVARELEQALKAHVLTNMPPTHADINLLRQQLAAVAQEIARAQSMQSDSAAAESKPVTLKELTGKTPNRLLYLLDDDDELREPLILQIEHFGYTVKGFASTQALRAAVQEQLPALIIANVMLPEGEVAGITLVLDLQKIMPDLPPVIFISSSAEFKTRLSAVRAGGQAYFTKPLRIEAVVDAIDALMSPRKIEDPFRVLVVDDVPEQAQYHALLLRRVGMKTRVVSDSMAVMDALTDFSPELILMDMHMPDCSGMELTKVIRQQPGYMGVPIVFLSAETDRDLQLEAMRLGGDDFLTKSITDEDMMTVVSIRAARYRMIRALMVRDSLTGLLNHSTLMERLRSEMGRSIRHGHPLSFAMIDIDHFKNVNDTYGHAMGDRVIKSLARLLQERLRSVDIVGRYGGEEIAVIMPDTPVESAVKVMDQLRQCFAAIEHHTQDQAFFSTFSCGVAALPPVIGLSVLVDQADQRMYVAKHGGRNRVVGPEQGNIQQGVGVQ, from the coding sequence TTGCCAACGGAAGGTGAATTTCAGGCCCAGCTGGCGCTGTTGCGGCGCAATTTTGTCGAGCAGTTGCCGAAGCGTCTGGCCGAACTGCAAGACATGCTCCAGCGCTGGTTGAACAGCGAGAAAACAACGGATTTAGCGACGGCCCACCGCTTGGCGCACAATTTTACCGGCTCCGGGGCGACCTATGGCCTTCCCAACCTGAGTCAGGTGGCGCGGGAGTTGGAGCAGGCACTCAAGGCGCACGTCCTGACAAATATGCCCCCGACGCATGCCGATATCAATTTGTTGCGGCAACAACTGGCTGCCGTGGCGCAAGAGATTGCGCGGGCGCAGTCGATGCAGTCCGATTCGGCGGCCGCTGAGAGTAAGCCTGTAACTCTAAAAGAATTGACAGGTAAGACACCGAATCGTCTGCTCTATCTTCTCGATGATGATGACGAGTTGCGCGAACCTCTGATCCTCCAAATCGAACACTTTGGCTACACGGTAAAAGGCTTTGCTTCGACGCAAGCCCTGCGCGCAGCGGTGCAGGAGCAACTGCCCGCGCTCATCATTGCCAATGTTATGTTGCCGGAAGGTGAAGTGGCAGGTATTACATTGGTGTTGGATTTGCAGAAAATAATGCCCGATCTGCCGCCGGTGATTTTTATCTCATCGAGTGCCGAGTTCAAGACGCGTTTGTCTGCGGTACGTGCGGGAGGTCAGGCGTATTTCACCAAGCCATTGCGGATAGAAGCGGTGGTGGATGCCATTGATGCGCTGATGTCGCCGCGCAAGATTGAAGACCCGTTCCGGGTGTTGGTGGTTGATGATGTCCCTGAGCAGGCGCAATATCATGCGTTGTTGTTGCGGCGGGTCGGAATGAAAACGCGGGTGGTCAGTGATTCGATGGCGGTGATGGATGCGCTGACCGATTTTTCCCCCGAGCTGATCTTGATGGATATGCACATGCCCGATTGCAGTGGCATGGAGTTGACTAAAGTGATCCGGCAGCAACCGGGCTATATGGGCGTGCCGATTGTGTTTTTATCGGCAGAGACGGATCGTGATCTGCAATTGGAGGCGATGCGGCTTGGTGGCGATGATTTTCTTACCAAGTCGATTACCGATGAAGATATGATGACGGTGGTGTCAATACGTGCCGCGCGCTACCGCATGATCCGTGCCTTGATGGTGCGCGACAGTCTTACTGGCTTGTTGAATCACAGTACCTTGATGGAGCGTCTGCGCAGTGAAATGGGCCGAAGTATACGCCACGGACATCCCCTTAGTTTTGCCATGATCGATATCGATCATTTTAAAAATGTGAATGATACCTATGGTCACGCCATGGGTGATCGAGTGATTAAAAGCCTGGCGCGGTTGCTGCAAGAGCGATTACGGTCAGTCGATATTGTTGGCCGTTATGGGGGCGAGGAAATTGCGGTTATCATGCCCGATACGCCGGTTGAGTCGGCGGTTAAGGTTATGGATCAATTACGCCAGTGCTTTGCCGCCATCGAGCATCATACTCAAGACCAAGCGTTTTTCTCGACCTTTAGTTGCGGTGTTGCCGCACTGCCGCCGGTGATCGGTCTGTCGGTGTTGGTCGATCAAGCCGATCAGCGCATGTATGTCGCCAAGCATGGGGGACGGAATCGGGTGGTCGGTCCCGAACAGGGGAATATCCAGCAAGGGGTTGGTGTACAATAA